One Gloeobacter morelensis MG652769 DNA window includes the following coding sequences:
- a CDS encoding helix-turn-helix domain-containing protein: MNQREFQKRLKALSDAQEGKFGYPFLSLRAIGEAFGLSVEQLTRHVAEEREAGRVVMNPIDEKTEENLPATLTVLHLNDPDGTVHAYVSLALKP, encoded by the coding sequence GTGAATCAGCGGGAGTTTCAAAAGCGGCTCAAGGCACTTTCAGACGCGCAGGAGGGGAAATTCGGTTATCCCTTTCTGTCGCTGCGGGCCATCGGCGAAGCGTTCGGGTTGAGCGTCGAGCAACTGACCCGCCATGTTGCAGAGGAGCGCGAGGCCGGGCGGGTGGTGATGAACCCGATCGACGAGAAGACCGAGGAGAATCTGCCCGCGACGCTGACGGTACTGCACTTGAACGATCCCGACGGCACCGTCCACGCCTACGTGAGCCTCGCCCTCAAGCCCTGA
- the gyrA gene encoding DNA gyrase subunit A, with translation MTTIIPTNLRNEMQRSYLEYAMSVIVGRALPDARDGLKPVHRRILFAMHELGLGPDRPYRKCARVVGDVLGKYHPHGDSAVYDALVRLAQDFSTRYLLIDGHGNFGSVDNDPPAAMRYTECRLTPLTRDTLLADLEAETVDFSDNFDGSQQEPTVLPSRLPQLLLNGSAGIAVGMATNIPPHHLGELVDGVVALLANPNLSLPELMRYIPGPDFPTGGTILGQSGIREAYTTGRGSITMRGVAAIETIQVRGRPDREAIVITELPYQVCKAALIEKIAELVNDKRIDGISDIRDESDRDGLRAVIELKRDAYPRVVLNNLFKLTPLQTNFGCNMLALVNGEPRLLNLKEFLQTFIDFRAEVITRRTHYELRKARERDHILMGMLVALANLESVIALIRAADDTASARAELVNRFELSEAQAEAILQMQLRRLTGMEAGRIEAEHRELLAKIADLSDVLERRERIDQIIRDELLAAKQRLNDPRRTIIEKAEGEIDDTDLIANQEMVVLVTEQGYIKRLPVDTFDRQRRATRGKSGARMREDDAVEHFITCCNHDTVLFFTNRGVVYALRGYQIPAGSRTAKGTPVVQLLPIPIEEKVTSIVPVQEFASDEFLVMLTRTGFIKKTALAAFANLRANGLIAIGLEEGDELRWVRRARAEDDILVGSRAGMAIRFRADEEQLRPLGRTARGVKSMELRKGDELVSMDILSCEQRERAEANGECGPWVLVVTADGFGKRVPFSEFRAQNRGGMGVIATKFRDQGDELAALRVVGCEDELMIVTARGVIIRQQSEEISQQSRAATGVRVQRLDEDDTIVGVAVVPESAEDGGGTFAAEEEEETEA, from the coding sequence ATGACGACGATCATCCCGACCAACTTGCGCAACGAGATGCAGCGCTCCTACCTCGAATACGCGATGAGCGTGATTGTCGGGCGGGCACTGCCCGATGCCCGCGACGGCCTCAAACCGGTGCACCGGCGCATTCTCTTTGCGATGCACGAACTGGGTCTGGGGCCGGACCGTCCTTACCGCAAATGCGCCCGCGTCGTCGGCGATGTCTTGGGCAAATACCACCCCCACGGCGACTCGGCGGTCTACGACGCGCTGGTGCGCCTGGCGCAAGATTTTTCGACCCGCTATTTGCTCATCGACGGCCACGGCAACTTTGGCTCGGTCGACAACGATCCGCCCGCGGCGATGCGCTACACCGAGTGCCGCCTGACCCCCCTCACCCGCGACACGCTGCTGGCCGATCTCGAAGCGGAGACGGTCGATTTTAGCGACAACTTCGACGGTTCGCAGCAGGAGCCCACGGTGCTCCCCTCGCGCTTGCCGCAGCTGTTGCTCAACGGCAGCGCCGGGATCGCCGTCGGTATGGCCACCAATATTCCCCCCCACCACCTGGGCGAACTGGTCGATGGGGTGGTCGCGCTGCTCGCCAACCCCAATTTGAGCCTTCCCGAGTTGATGCGCTACATTCCCGGCCCCGATTTTCCGACCGGTGGCACGATCTTGGGCCAGTCGGGCATTCGCGAAGCCTACACCACCGGCCGCGGCTCGATCACGATGCGCGGCGTGGCGGCCATCGAGACAATTCAGGTGCGCGGCCGACCGGATCGCGAGGCGATCGTGATCACCGAATTGCCTTATCAAGTCTGCAAAGCGGCCCTCATCGAAAAGATCGCCGAACTGGTCAACGACAAGCGCATCGACGGCATCAGCGACATCCGCGACGAATCGGACCGCGACGGCTTGCGGGCGGTCATCGAACTGAAGCGCGATGCCTACCCGCGGGTGGTGCTCAACAACCTCTTCAAACTGACGCCCCTGCAGACCAACTTCGGCTGCAACATGCTCGCCTTGGTCAACGGCGAGCCGCGCCTGCTGAATTTAAAGGAGTTCCTGCAGACTTTTATCGATTTTCGCGCCGAAGTGATCACCCGCCGCACCCACTACGAGCTGCGCAAAGCCCGCGAGCGCGACCACATTTTGATGGGGATGCTGGTGGCGCTTGCCAACCTCGAATCGGTGATCGCCTTGATTCGCGCCGCCGACGATACGGCCTCGGCGCGCGCCGAACTGGTGAACCGCTTCGAGCTGAGCGAGGCCCAGGCCGAAGCGATTTTGCAAATGCAGCTTCGGCGACTCACCGGCATGGAGGCGGGGCGCATCGAGGCGGAACACCGCGAATTGCTCGCCAAAATCGCCGATCTCAGCGATGTGCTGGAGCGGCGCGAGCGCATCGACCAGATCATCCGCGACGAGTTGCTGGCCGCCAAGCAGCGCCTGAATGACCCGCGCCGCACGATCATCGAAAAAGCCGAGGGCGAAATCGACGACACCGACCTCATCGCCAATCAGGAGATGGTGGTGCTGGTGACGGAGCAGGGCTATATCAAGCGGCTGCCCGTCGATACGTTTGATCGCCAGCGGCGGGCCACCCGCGGCAAGTCCGGCGCCCGCATGCGCGAGGACGACGCGGTCGAGCACTTTATCACCTGCTGCAACCACGACACGGTGCTGTTTTTCACCAACCGGGGCGTCGTCTACGCCCTGCGCGGTTACCAGATCCCAGCCGGTTCGCGCACCGCCAAGGGCACGCCCGTCGTGCAGCTTTTGCCCATTCCGATCGAGGAGAAGGTGACTTCAATTGTGCCGGTGCAGGAATTTGCGAGCGACGAATTTCTGGTGATGCTCACCCGCACGGGCTTTATCAAAAAAACGGCCCTGGCCGCTTTTGCCAACCTGCGGGCCAACGGCCTCATCGCCATCGGCCTTGAGGAGGGCGACGAGTTGCGCTGGGTGCGCCGGGCGCGCGCCGAGGACGATATCCTGGTCGGTTCGCGCGCCGGGATGGCGATTCGCTTTCGCGCCGACGAAGAGCAGCTGCGGCCCCTGGGCCGCACCGCCCGCGGCGTCAAGTCGATGGAACTGCGCAAGGGCGACGAGCTGGTGAGCATGGATATCTTGAGCTGCGAGCAGCGCGAACGGGCCGAAGCGAACGGCGAGTGCGGTCCGTGGGTGCTGGTGGTCACCGCCGACGGCTTCGGCAAGCGCGTGCCCTTCAGCGAGTTTCGCGCCCAGAACCGGGGCGGTATGGGGGTGATTGCCACCAAATTCCGCGACCAGGGGGACGAACTGGCGGCCCTGCGCGTGGTGGGCTGCGAGGACGAACTGATGATCGTCACCGCCCGGGGGGTGATCATCCGCCAGCAGAGTGAAGAAATCTCCCAGCAGTCGCGGGCAGCCACCGGGGTGCGGGTACAGCGGCTCGACGAAGACGATACGATCGTAGGCGTCGCCGTGGTGCCGGAGTCGGCGGAAGACGGCGGCGGCACCTTTGCTGCCGAAGAAGAAGAGGAAACAGAAGCATAA
- the hemW gene encoding radical SAM family heme chaperone HemW — protein sequence MERQDEANTQIIASTVPHPPCATLPQTCPGRFGGLPTAAYVHIPFCRTRCRYCDFAVTVGTEGLIEKYVRFLLAEIALTPSGGQGLDTVYFGGGTPSLLSVEQLGRVLTALREHFGGFAPDAEISLEANPGTFDYKKLTGYRSLGVNRLSVGVQAFQPHLLALCGRSHRLEDIYSCVATVRAAGFENFNLDLIFGLPHQSLADWEFSLAEVLRLEPAHLSLYDLILEEETPFGRQFLGGQAPLPGDDDTVTMYLRACERLQAHGYRQYEIANFARPGFRCRHNRVYWDNRPYYGIGNGATGYVWGARVERPRRLHDYFVWVERGEFPAGAPVLPEEALSDTLLLGLRLLEGVEVSALVQRFGQPAVARRLAALQSALERGLLILSDGRLRLSVPEGLLLSNEVFMLLV from the coding sequence ATGGAACGACAGGACGAGGCGAACACACAGATTATAGCCTCTACCGTCCCGCATCCTCCCTGTGCAACACTTCCTCAAACTTGCCCGGGGCGCTTCGGTGGACTGCCCACTGCCGCCTACGTGCACATTCCGTTTTGTCGCACGCGCTGCCGCTACTGCGACTTCGCCGTTACCGTCGGCACCGAAGGGCTGATCGAAAAGTACGTGCGCTTTTTGCTGGCAGAGATCGCCTTGACCCCGAGCGGGGGCCAGGGACTCGATACGGTCTACTTCGGAGGCGGCACGCCGTCGCTGTTGTCGGTCGAACAACTCGGGCGCGTTCTGACAGCTCTGCGGGAACACTTCGGCGGTTTTGCCCCCGATGCCGAAATTTCGCTGGAGGCCAACCCCGGCACTTTTGATTACAAAAAACTCACCGGTTACCGCTCGCTGGGGGTCAACCGCCTGAGCGTCGGCGTCCAGGCCTTTCAGCCCCACCTGCTCGCCCTTTGCGGCCGCTCCCACAGACTGGAGGACATCTACTCCTGCGTGGCGACGGTGCGGGCGGCAGGTTTCGAGAATTTCAACCTCGACCTCATCTTTGGCCTGCCCCACCAGAGCCTTGCCGATTGGGAGTTTTCGCTCGCGGAGGTTTTGCGGCTGGAGCCTGCCCACCTGTCGCTCTACGACCTGATTCTCGAAGAAGAGACCCCTTTTGGTCGGCAGTTCCTAGGGGGACAGGCGCCGCTTCCGGGCGACGACGACACTGTCACGATGTACCTGCGCGCCTGCGAGCGGTTGCAGGCGCACGGCTACCGGCAGTATGAGATTGCCAATTTTGCCCGACCCGGTTTTCGCTGCCGCCACAACCGGGTTTACTGGGACAACCGGCCCTACTACGGGATCGGCAACGGTGCGACCGGTTATGTCTGGGGGGCGCGCGTCGAGAGACCGCGCCGATTGCACGATTATTTTGTCTGGGTCGAGCGGGGTGAGTTTCCGGCGGGTGCACCGGTCCTGCCCGAGGAAGCCCTGTCCGACACGCTGCTGTTGGGCCTGCGGCTGCTCGAAGGGGTGGAGGTGAGTGCACTTGTGCAGCGCTTCGGTCAGCCTGCAGTCGCCCGCCGGCTCGCTGCGTTGCAAAGCGCCCTGGAGCGGGGACTGTTGATACTATCCGACGGCCGCCTGCGGCTGAGCGTCCCGGAGGGGCTGCTGCTGTCCAACGAAGTCTTCATGCTTTTGGTGTAG
- a CDS encoding LysR family transcriptional regulator produces the protein MAIFACVVNFGSFARAAEEHNLTPSAVSRIISRLELRLGARLLQRSTRKLSLTEAGTIYHARALQILADVAEAEAEVAAANLQPRGTLKLSVPVVFGRLHVAPLIGRLMRQFPELAVELTLTDRFVDLIEEGIDLALRIGALPDSRLIARRLCTNRRILVASPDYLARAGIPVRPADLTRHSCLIFTALTRPRDWRLVGPEGTTSVSVTGRLIANNGDALLEAALESLGICPTATFVAVDLLMRGELVRVLPEHEFEPTAVHAVYPSARQLSTKVRSAVDLLVKTFADPPPWDRLPVSAPPPPVRR, from the coding sequence ATGGCCATCTTTGCCTGCGTCGTCAATTTCGGCAGCTTTGCACGGGCCGCTGAAGAACACAACCTCACCCCCTCGGCTGTCAGTCGCATCATCTCCCGCCTTGAGCTGCGCCTCGGCGCGCGGCTGCTGCAGCGCTCCACCCGCAAGTTGTCGCTGACCGAGGCGGGCACCATCTACCACGCCCGGGCCCTACAGATCCTGGCGGACGTTGCCGAAGCCGAGGCGGAAGTGGCGGCGGCGAACCTCCAACCGCGGGGCACTTTGAAGCTGAGCGTGCCGGTGGTGTTTGGTCGGCTGCACGTAGCGCCTTTGATCGGCCGCCTGATGCGGCAGTTTCCCGAACTTGCCGTCGAGCTGACCCTGACCGACCGGTTCGTCGATCTAATCGAGGAGGGGATCGACCTTGCCCTGCGCATCGGTGCCCTGCCGGACTCCCGGCTGATCGCCAGACGCCTTTGCACCAACCGGCGCATCCTCGTCGCAAGCCCCGATTATCTGGCCCGCGCCGGCATCCCTGTGCGCCCGGCCGATCTCACCCGGCACTCCTGTTTGATATTCACGGCGCTCACCCGGCCGCGCGACTGGCGGCTGGTCGGGCCGGAAGGCACCACGAGCGTCTCGGTGACGGGCCGGTTGATTGCAAACAACGGCGATGCCCTCCTTGAAGCGGCCCTCGAAAGCCTGGGCATCTGTCCGACCGCGACGTTTGTGGCTGTGGATCTGTTGATGCGCGGTGAGTTGGTGCGTGTCTTGCCGGAGCACGAATTCGAACCGACAGCCGTCCACGCTGTTTACCCTTCAGCCCGGCAACTGTCCACCAAGGTGCGCAGCGCTGTCGATTTACTGGTCAAAACCTTTGCCGATCCGCCGCCCTGGGACAGGCTCCCGGTATCTGCCCCGCCGCCGCCAGTAAGACGCTAA
- a CDS encoding quinone-dependent dihydroorotate dehydrogenase — protein MDLYRLVRPLLFRADPEDAHHRALGALAWAAEQPWAGRLDSVFGCPDPRLAVKLWGLSFANPLGLAAGFDKNAEALGAWEHLGFGFAEVGTVTRHAQPGNPRPRLFRLPADRAAINRMGFNNDGADALASRLAGRRWGIPIGINLGKSKVTPLEQASDDYLYSFERLYGLGDYFVVNVSSPNTPGLRELQQADRLGEILARLQFANSESKPLLVKIAPDLSWEAIDAVVDLCGEHRLAGVIATNTTIARTGLKSDIQAMGGLSGAPLRTRSTAVIAHIWKRTEGRLPIVGVGGIFSGEDAWEKIAHGASLLQVYTGWIYEGPWMVRRILAGLAAHSERSGFKHLQQAVGCAFRQVH, from the coding sequence GTGGACCTTTACCGGCTGGTGCGTCCATTGCTCTTTCGGGCCGATCCGGAGGATGCCCATCACCGGGCGCTCGGTGCACTGGCCTGGGCGGCGGAGCAGCCCTGGGCCGGGCGGTTGGATTCAGTATTTGGATGCCCGGATCCTCGGTTGGCGGTAAAGCTGTGGGGACTGTCTTTTGCCAATCCGCTCGGACTCGCAGCCGGATTCGACAAAAACGCCGAGGCGCTTGGCGCCTGGGAACACCTGGGTTTCGGTTTTGCGGAGGTGGGTACCGTCACCCGCCACGCCCAGCCCGGCAATCCCCGCCCGCGCCTATTTCGGCTCCCCGCCGATCGGGCGGCTATTAACCGCATGGGTTTCAACAACGACGGGGCCGATGCCCTGGCGTCGCGGCTGGCGGGGCGACGGTGGGGGATCCCGATCGGCATCAACCTGGGCAAGTCGAAAGTGACGCCGCTGGAGCAGGCGAGCGACGATTACCTGTACAGTTTTGAGCGGCTCTACGGTCTGGGCGATTATTTTGTCGTCAACGTCAGCTCCCCCAACACGCCGGGATTGCGCGAACTGCAGCAGGCGGACCGCCTGGGGGAAATCCTGGCCCGTTTGCAATTTGCAAATAGCGAATCCAAACCGCTGCTGGTCAAGATAGCCCCGGATCTAAGTTGGGAGGCTATCGATGCGGTGGTCGATCTGTGCGGCGAGCACCGCCTGGCGGGTGTGATCGCCACCAACACGACGATCGCCCGCACGGGCTTGAAAAGCGATATTCAAGCGATGGGAGGACTGAGCGGAGCGCCGCTGCGCACCCGTTCCACCGCAGTCATTGCCCACATCTGGAAGCGCACCGAGGGGCGGTTACCGATTGTCGGCGTGGGGGGCATCTTCAGCGGCGAGGACGCCTGGGAGAAAATTGCCCATGGCGCCAGCCTGCTGCAGGTCTATACCGGCTGGATTTACGAAGGCCCCTGGATGGTGCGCCGCATTCTCGCCGGCCTGGCTGCCCACAGCGAGCGCTCCGGGTTCAAACACTTGCAGCAAGCGGTAGGGTGTGCGTTTCGCCAGGTGCATTAG
- a CDS encoding quinone oxidoreductase family protein → MRVVQFRAFGESEVLEVADVALPKPHRGEIAVDVRYAGVNFADIMLRRGALAGTPLPMVPGLEVAGTVAEIGPGVSGFAYGEPVAAFSWTPGKAMGGYAERVVLDSHLAVPLRRAERELGYEEGAGFACAAVTAYQLLADVARLRPGETVLVQSAAGGVGSLAVQFARALGASRIFGVVGSASKVEVALAAGCDQVVLREGSIEAVRSLTGGRGVDIALESVGGASLAACLQVLAPFGRVAYFGDASGAGPIALPAFDLWFGTKGVLGYNIGGLAAASPENWNGAANRAIELIANGAVRLAPTRIYPLERAAEAQRALETRASTGKMLLQVTG, encoded by the coding sequence ATGCGCGTCGTTCAGTTTCGCGCTTTCGGTGAATCTGAGGTGCTCGAAGTTGCCGATGTGGCGCTCCCGAAGCCCCACCGCGGCGAAATCGCCGTGGACGTCCGCTACGCGGGGGTCAATTTCGCCGATATCATGTTGCGGCGGGGTGCCCTGGCGGGCACGCCGTTGCCCATGGTGCCAGGGCTCGAAGTCGCCGGCACCGTCGCTGAGATTGGGCCCGGGGTGAGCGGATTTGCCTACGGCGAGCCGGTGGCAGCCTTTTCATGGACACCCGGCAAAGCGATGGGCGGCTATGCGGAGCGGGTTGTGCTCGATTCCCACCTCGCTGTGCCGCTGCGCAGGGCCGAGCGGGAACTCGGATACGAAGAAGGGGCCGGCTTTGCCTGCGCCGCCGTTACCGCTTACCAGTTGCTGGCCGATGTCGCCCGGCTCCGACCGGGCGAAACCGTGCTCGTCCAATCCGCCGCCGGCGGGGTGGGATCGCTGGCGGTCCAGTTCGCCCGCGCCCTCGGCGCTTCGCGTATTTTCGGTGTGGTCGGCTCTGCGTCCAAGGTGGAGGTCGCTCTGGCTGCCGGTTGCGACCAGGTCGTCCTGCGCGAAGGCTCGATAGAGGCGGTGCGCTCGTTGACCGGCGGCCGCGGTGTCGACATCGCGCTTGAGAGCGTCGGGGGCGCTAGCCTGGCGGCTTGTCTGCAGGTGCTCGCCCCGTTCGGGCGCGTCGCGTATTTCGGCGACGCTTCCGGGGCCGGTCCGATTGCTCTGCCGGCGTTCGACCTGTGGTTCGGGACCAAGGGCGTGCTCGGATACAACATCGGTGGCCTCGCCGCCGCTTCGCCCGAAAATTGGAACGGCGCGGCCAACCGCGCCATCGAACTGATCGCCAACGGCGCGGTGCGGCTTGCGCCGACGCGAATCTACCCGCTGGAGCGGGCAGCCGAGGCCCAGCGGGCCCTCGAAACGCGCGCCTCGACCGGCAAGATGCTGCTCCAGGTCACAGGCTGA
- a CDS encoding sugar phosphate nucleotidyltransferase — translation MKAFVLAAGKGTRLRPFTDDIPKPLVPVLNRPVMARVLDLCRTHGFDEVVANLHYKGEKISRHFEDGSQYGVRLEYSWEKELMGTAGGVRRQAEFLGDGTFLVISGDVVTDLDITRLVHFHKAHGAIATMAVKEVGDPSRFGIVVTDGAGQIQSFQEKPAAGTERSNLANTGIYVFEPEVFDWIPKGQFYDFGKDLFPALVEKGAPVFAMRTGDYWSDVGTLGQYLYTHWDLLCHPHLKQRIGAGTVIEPGAILSSHALIGENCHIERGAVVMGYSCIGDGCVVRSGATVFDSIVWAAEQISLTVADELVRSIYGNDKQVALGVPTL, via the coding sequence ATGAAAGCCTTCGTGCTCGCCGCCGGCAAGGGTACCCGCCTGCGCCCGTTCACCGACGACATCCCCAAGCCGCTGGTGCCGGTGCTCAACCGGCCAGTGATGGCCCGTGTGCTCGATCTGTGCCGCACCCACGGTTTTGACGAAGTCGTGGCCAATCTGCACTACAAAGGCGAGAAGATCAGCCGCCATTTCGAGGATGGTTCTCAGTACGGTGTGCGCCTCGAGTATTCCTGGGAAAAAGAGCTGATGGGCACGGCGGGCGGTGTGCGCCGCCAGGCAGAGTTTTTGGGGGACGGCACGTTTTTGGTGATTTCCGGCGATGTGGTCACCGACTTGGACATCACCCGTCTGGTGCACTTCCACAAAGCCCACGGGGCGATTGCAACCATGGCGGTCAAAGAGGTGGGCGATCCGAGCCGCTTCGGCATCGTCGTCACCGACGGGGCGGGGCAGATCCAGTCATTCCAGGAGAAGCCCGCCGCCGGTACCGAGCGCTCCAACCTGGCCAATACAGGCATCTATGTCTTCGAACCGGAGGTCTTCGACTGGATTCCCAAGGGGCAGTTCTACGATTTCGGCAAGGATCTGTTCCCGGCCCTGGTCGAAAAGGGCGCGCCGGTGTTTGCGATGCGCACAGGCGACTATTGGTCCGATGTCGGCACCCTGGGCCAGTACCTCTATACCCACTGGGATCTGCTCTGTCACCCGCACCTCAAGCAACGCATCGGCGCAGGCACCGTAATCGAGCCGGGGGCGATCCTCTCCAGCCATGCCCTGATTGGCGAGAATTGCCACATCGAGCGCGGTGCGGTGGTGATGGGCTACAGCTGCATCGGCGACGGCTGCGTGGTGCGCTCGGGGGCGACGGTCTTCGACAGCATCGTCTGGGCGGCGGAGCAGATTTCGCTTACTGTGGCAGATGAACTGGTGCGCTCGATCTACGGAAATGATAAACAGGTAGCACTCGGCGTACCGACGTTGTAG
- a CDS encoding MOSC domain-containing protein: MAIHVSGLFVYPVKSCRGIALEAAELGTRGIRFDREWMVVNERGTFVSQRSYARLALVETALTEARLRLSAPGMESIEVPLAPQPGAAAAVTVWGDRCAAVDQGEEAARWFGALLQTPCRLVRMDPDWVRPVNPRYAPPGSQVGFADGYPLLALSEASLADLNARLVQPLPMDRFRPNLVVSGCEPYAEDTWPAVRVGEVILRAAKPCVRCKITTIDQQTARPMGEEPLRTLATYRQIDKGQIFGQNMVHTSPGRLALGDAVEMVALAGPV; encoded by the coding sequence ATGGCCATCCACGTCTCGGGTCTGTTCGTCTATCCGGTCAAATCCTGCCGGGGGATCGCCCTGGAGGCGGCCGAACTGGGTACCCGGGGCATCCGTTTCGACCGCGAGTGGATGGTGGTCAACGAGCGCGGCACCTTTGTCAGCCAGCGCAGCTACGCGCGGCTCGCCCTGGTCGAAACGGCGCTCACCGAGGCGCGGCTGCGGCTCAGCGCCCCGGGGATGGAATCTATCGAAGTGCCCCTTGCCCCCCAGCCGGGTGCCGCCGCCGCGGTGACCGTCTGGGGCGACCGCTGCGCAGCAGTGGATCAAGGCGAGGAAGCGGCCCGCTGGTTCGGCGCGCTGCTCCAGACCCCCTGCCGTCTGGTGCGCATGGATCCCGATTGGGTGCGGCCGGTCAACCCCCGCTACGCTCCGCCCGGATCCCAGGTGGGCTTTGCCGACGGCTATCCGCTCCTGGCCCTCTCGGAAGCTTCGCTGGCGGATCTCAATGCCCGCCTCGTGCAGCCGCTTCCCATGGACCGCTTTCGGCCCAATCTGGTGGTGAGCGGCTGCGAGCCCTACGCCGAGGACACCTGGCCCGCCGTGCGCGTGGGCGAAGTGATCCTGCGCGCCGCCAAACCCTGCGTGCGCTGCAAGATCACGACCATCGATCAACAGACCGCCCGCCCGATGGGCGAGGAGCCCCTGCGCACCCTCGCTACCTACCGGCAAATCGACAAAGGCCAGATCTTCGGCCAGAACATGGTCCATACCTCCCCCGGTCGGCTCGCCCTGGGCGATGCGGTCGAAATGGTCGCCCTTGCCGGGCCTGTCTAG
- a CDS encoding PIN/TRAM domain-containing protein — MLDVAIVCLFILAGAGIGFNSIAFLPSSWTANADISGVRWVTLGFGFVFGAALGAVVRSAYRRLERNIREMPTDALLTRSVGLVGGLLLANFLLGPIFLFPFPESLAFIKFLASILASLVFAYLGMTLSDVHGRTLLRRFNLNSLNAGTESGQFQGDARPKIVDTSCIIDGRLEELLGTGFLEGYLVVPRFVLDELQLLSDSADADRRSKGRRGLDILSQLQTGFGERLVLHELDYPKLATVDAKLVRLTQDLEGALITNDFNLNKVANLQGLTVLNVNDLASVLKPRFLPGDLLQVKVLREGKEPHQGIAYLEDGTMVVIEEGSGHIGEQASVSVTSALQTSAGRMIFARLQNRPVPKV, encoded by the coding sequence ATGTTAGATGTTGCCATCGTTTGCCTTTTCATCCTAGCAGGGGCAGGAATCGGCTTTAACAGCATCGCTTTTCTGCCTTCCTCCTGGACGGCAAACGCCGACATCAGCGGTGTGCGTTGGGTGACTTTGGGGTTTGGTTTTGTCTTCGGCGCCGCCCTCGGGGCCGTCGTGCGCTCCGCCTACCGACGCCTGGAGCGCAACATCCGCGAGATGCCCACCGACGCGCTTTTGACCCGCTCGGTCGGTCTGGTGGGCGGTCTGTTGCTTGCGAACTTTCTGCTCGGTCCCATCTTTTTGTTTCCGTTTCCCGAGTCGCTTGCGTTTATCAAGTTTCTCGCGTCGATTTTGGCGAGTTTGGTGTTTGCGTACCTGGGCATGACCCTCTCCGATGTGCACGGCCGCACGTTGCTCAGGCGCTTCAACCTCAATAGCCTGAATGCGGGCACCGAGTCGGGGCAATTTCAGGGAGATGCCCGGCCCAAGATCGTCGACACCAGCTGCATCATCGACGGCAGGCTCGAAGAATTGCTCGGCACCGGATTTCTCGAAGGCTATCTGGTGGTGCCGCGCTTTGTGCTCGACGAATTGCAACTGCTCTCCGACAGCGCCGACGCCGACAGGCGCTCCAAGGGCCGGCGCGGCCTCGATATCCTCAGCCAGTTGCAGACGGGCTTCGGTGAGCGGCTCGTCCTGCACGAACTCGATTACCCAAAGCTTGCCACCGTCGACGCCAAACTGGTGCGCCTCACCCAAGATCTCGAAGGGGCGCTCATCACCAACGATTTCAACCTCAACAAAGTAGCCAACCTGCAGGGGCTCACCGTCCTCAACGTCAATGATTTGGCCAGCGTGCTCAAGCCGCGCTTTCTGCCCGGGGATCTGTTGCAGGTGAAGGTGCTGCGCGAAGGCAAAGAACCCCACCAAGGCATCGCCTACCTCGAAGACGGCACGATGGTCGTCATCGAAGAAGGCAGCGGCCACATCGGCGAGCAGGCGAGCGTCTCGGTGACCTCGGCTCTGCAGACCTCCGCCGGCCGCATGATCTTTGCCCGTCTGCAAAACCGGCCTGTGCCCAAGGTTTGA